In Glycine max cultivar Williams 82 chromosome 4, Glycine_max_v4.0, whole genome shotgun sequence, the genomic stretch ctttcaatgcttaattagtgcatgctcttggtctgatcacccatttgtgtgtactgttaggtgactttagcattgggaaatgtactgttgccttagaacttgatagaagagGACTAAATAACTACATTACCAAGAATGAATtgtggggttttggttttctgaatatgctgtgatgataatgttgtttaagttaatcctagtcttacatgagggatctgcggatgaagcttacgttaaattagtctaaaattacaagggatcgaggtttagtactctaggctacaacatagaacacaagaacatgattaattagagaaatatagtCATATGCATCActggtttgttagaaagacccaatgcTTTTTACCTATTGCTGTCAACTTTTACATACTTGCATTTACTATTTTTACCATAGAAgtagtttatttctatttttaacccTCAATTACCAATGTTTGGGTGTTCCAACAATGCCTTACTTCTGAACAAAACTCTATCTAATAAGCAAGTTccttgagttcgatactcagatcactccattttaattttaaatacttgacgacccggtgcgctttccggtatttcatttcccttgaatatatttgttaaaaactggagaaaaaggaaccatatgggaaagtgaacaaagtatttatggcgccTTTGCCGGGGAACTTAATACATTAGAAGAGTTCAGTTCAATTTTATgacattgctttatatttttctctttgattcattgattctttttgttcatattttagttactgtacaaatttattgttcttttgaacCGGATAGTTGTTGTTCTGTTtctcttgtatgcaaagaagatctactgcaggtgatttgatccccatcgatttggagattaacgctACTTTCAGGAGATGCAACGCAGagagaattagaaaatttttgcaggacttAGAAGCAGCAACAACTCCAGGAGAAGAACCTCGATCTTCCGAGGCATCTTCTAGCTTTCCTATTCCAGGGCAATCTTATACAGATTTAATTGAAGAAGTTATTATTGGCGTCTTCTAGCTTTCCTATTCCAAGGCCCATTTTCTATGATCGAACAATGAAGCTAGAAGAAACTATGTTCAATTTATGTAGGTATCTATGTCAAACCATAAGAGAACAGAGTCAGCCATTAAGAATCTGGAAGTCCAAGTGGGACAGCTGGCAAAACAGTTGGCTGATAGGCCGTCAAGCTGCTTTAGTGCTAACACTGAGAAGAATCCGAAGGAAGAATGTAAAGCTGTAATGACAAGGAGCAGAATTGCAATTCAGGCTGATGAAGGTAGAGCTGACGAGAAGGTGGAGGGATATAAACAACAGTCGGCAGCTGAGCCAGCACTGGAACCAGTTTCTAATTTTGTTGAACTTGAGGAAGTtgtggaagatgaagatgaccaataggagagagagacaccaataaaagagagtgaaataggaataaagatgaaggaagaacaagaaaaagaaaaagaaaaagaagaagtagaaaaagaaaaaaatcaaaaaaatgaaaaagaaaaagagaaggttgatgaggagaaaaagaagagcaagattGAGGtttcaagagagaaaaagagagagattacTTCAGTTGAAGGcaaggaagtaccatatccattggtaccttccaagaaggataAAGAGCGACACTTAGCCAGATTTCTTGACATCTTCAAGAAGTTGGAGATCACTTTGCCTTTTGGAGAAGCTCTCCAAcaaatgcccctctatgccaaatttttaaaagacatgCTGACAAAGAAGAACCGGTACATCCACAGTGACACGATAGTAGTGGAAGGTAACTATAGTGCGGTCATTCAACTCATCCTTCCTCtgaagcacaaagatcctggaaGTATCACTATACCGTGTTCCATTGGAGAGGTTACTGTGGGTAAAGCTCTtagacttgggagctagtatcaatttaatgcctctctccatgtgccGGCAACTTGGAGAGCTAGAGATAATGCCCACACGCATGACCCTCCAGTTGGCAGATCGCTCCATTGCTAGACCATATGGAGTGATTGAGGATGTGTTGATTTAGGTCGAGCAGCTTGTATTCCCTGCAAATTTCATGGTTATGGATATAGAGGAGGATCCTGCCATTCCCATAATCTTGGGACGTCCTTTCATGTCCATGACCAACTATATATTAGATATGCGGAAAGGCAAGTTAGAATTGGGTGTGGAGGATCAGAAAGTCTCATTCGACTTATTTGAAGCAATGAAGCATCCAAATGATAAGAAAGCTTGCTTTGATCCAGACAAGGTAGAACAGGAAATAGAATTAGCTGCTATAGCTAGGGTACTGCACTCTCCTTTGGAAAAAGCATTGATCAATCATGTAGAATGTCTAACAAAAGAGGAGGAACATGAAGTGCAGACTTGTATTAAAGAGTTGGATGGTGCAGGAGAAAATTCTGAGGCACATACTACATTTGAAGAATTAAAGAATAGTGGGcaaatagaaaaaccaaaaatagaatTGCAGACCTTGCCTGCACATTTGAAGTATGTATTCTTGGAAGACAATGACTCCAAACCATTGATTATTATCAGCTCgttgaagaaaacagaagaagatCAGTTGGTGCAGATTTTGAAGAGACACAAAGCTACAATTGGATGGCACATATTTAACTTGAAAGGAATTAGTCCATCTTATTGCATGCACAAAATCAATATGGAAGCTGATTATAAACCAGTGAGACAACCTTAAAGAAGATTGAACCCAATCATGAAAGAAGAGGTGCATGATGGCAGGGAAAGACTCGCAGGGAAATCCTATTATTGTTTTCTGGGTGGGTATTCTGGCTATAATCAGATTGTTATAGATCCtaaagatcaagagaagactgCTTTCACCTGCCCTTTTGGTGTATTCGCATATCGGCGCATGCCTTTTGGTCTGTGCAATGCCCCAGCTACATTTCAGAGGTGTATGATGGCAATTTTTTCTGGTATGGTAGAAAAATCATTGAAGTTTTCATGGatgatttctctttttttggggCCATCTTTTGATGGGTGCCTATCAAATCTTGATAGAGTATGATAGAGGTGTGAAGAGTCCAACTTAGTTCTCAATTGGGAGAAATGTcatttcatggttcaagaaggaATAGTGTTGGGGCATAAAATTTCAGTAAGGGGAATAGAGGTGGACAAGGCAAAGATTGATGTAATTGAGAAACTTCGTCCTCCAATGAATGTCAAGGGAGTGAGAAGTTTTTTAGGACATGCAAGGGTCTACAAGCGATTCATaaaagatttctcaaaagtcGCCAAACCACTTAGCAATCTGATGAATAAAGATGCTGCTTTTGTGTTCGATGAAGAGTGCATGGAAGCATTTAATGATTTGAAAACCAGATTAGTGTCTGCTCCAGTAATTACTGCACCAGATTGGGGACAAGAATTTGAGTTGATGTGTGATGCGAGTGACTATGCCGTAGGTGCAGTGCTTGGACAACGGAAGGGAAAaaattttcatgctatatactATGCCATTAAGGTTCTAAATGATGCACAGGTGAACTATGCTACCACAGAAAAAGAAATGCTGGCAATTGTTTATGCACTTGAAAAGTTCAGATCTTATTTGGTAGGCTCAAGAGTTATCATCTACACCGATCACACAACTATTAAATATTTGCTCAACAAGGCCGATTCCAAACCCAGATTGATAAGATGGATCTTGCTGTTGCAAGAATTCGATTTGGTAATTCGGAATACAAAGGGATCGGAAAATGTTGTAGCTAACCATTTGTCTAGATTGGTGAATGAGGAAGTCACATCGAAAGAAGCTGAAGTTAGAGATGAATTCCCTGATGAATCATCATTCTTGGTGAGTGAGAGACCTTGGTTTGCCGATATAGCCAACTTCAAAGCTACTAGAATCATCCCAAAAGACTTAACTTGGCAGTAGAGGAAGAAATTCCTACATGATGCTCGATTCTATATCCGGGATGATCCACACTTGTTCAAAATAGGAGCTGACAATCTCCTACGAAGATGTGTGACAcaagaaaaggccaagaacataTTATGGCATTGCCACAACTCTCCATGTGGCAGCCATTATGGTGGAGATAAGACGACGGCCAAGGTTTTACAATCTGGATTCTTTTGGCCCACACTTTTTAAAGATGCTCACCAGCATGTGCTACACGGTGATCAATGTCAGAGGATGGGGGGTATATtaagaagaaatgaaatgccTCTATAGAATATTATGGAGGTTAAGGTATTCGATTGCTGGGGTATTGATTTTGTAAGTCCCTTCCCTTCGTCTTTTGGCAATGAATATATACTAGTGGCTATTGAATATGTCTCTAAATGGATTGAAGCAGTGGCTACCCCGCATAATGATGCTAAGACTATGGTAAAGTTTCTGAAGAAGAACATTTTCTCAAGATTTGGGGTGCCTAGAATTCTGATTAGCGATGGAGGCACACACTTCTGCAATAATCAGCTACAAAAGGTGTTGAAGCAATATAATGTGACACACAAAGTAACATCACCTTatcacccccagaccaatgggcAAGCAGAAGTATCGAACATGGAATGAAAAAAGATTTTGGAGAAGACTGTAGCTTCTACTAGAAAGGACTGGTGTATCAAATTAGATGATGCTTTATGGGTGTACAAAACAACAATCAAGACTCTGATAGGCCTATCTCCATTTCAGATGGTGTATGACAAGTCTTGTCACTTACCAGTGGAGATGGAATATAAAGGATACTTGGCCTTGaagtttttgaactttgatgaagCCGCATCCAGAGAACAAAGGAGGCTGCAGCTTTTGGAGTTGGAAAAGATGAAATTAACTACATATGAATCTTCAAAGTTGTATAAAGAAAGGGTCAAAAAGTATCATGACAAAAAGCTGCTCAAGAAGGACTTTCAGCCAGGACAACCGGTGTTGCTTTTCAACTCAAGACTTAAATTGTTTCATGGAAAGCTTAAATCGAAATGGTCTGGACCATTTACCATCAAGAAAGTCCGACCCTATGGAGAAGTGGAGCTTTGTGATCCTCAATCTAAAGATCCCGAGAGGACATGGGTAGTGAACGGACAAAGCTTGAAGCAATATTATGGTAGAGCTATGGAAAGATTGAACAATGTTCTATACTTCAAACTAGAATAACAGgatgatgcgtcaagctaatgacgttaaaagagtgcttactgggaggcaactcagtttttctttcccttttctctttttcattttgtatttattgCATGTATTTAGGATAATttcttgtgattgtgattaatttttcaGCTTGTTTAGTAGTGAACA encodes the following:
- the LOC102660059 gene encoding uncharacterized protein; translation: MEYKGYLALKFLNFDEAASREQRRLQLLELEKMKLTTYESSKLYKERVKKYHDKKLLKKDFQPGQPVLLFNSRLKLFHGKLKSKWSGPFTIKKVRPYGEVELCDPQSKDPERTWVVNGQSLKQYYGRAMERLNNVLYFKLE